The Microbacter sp. GSS18 genome has a segment encoding these proteins:
- a CDS encoding penicillin-binding protein 2 encodes MTARSARSPRRRTMVALAVVLAVLAGFIVRLVDIQVVNADDHVADSVANALGSSRTLYGTRGAIVDEEGQTLAGSILLYDGVLDPLNISGYEEDGGFLRDDGGDEPVRVSWAQAASEMAAITGQDSAEIQQTVADALAGDPESQFAYLKRRLTTEQYRELVAIGAPYLTFDQHPARTYPDGAVGGNLVGFMGSEGAQAGLELTEDACLASTDGRVTYQRGKDGVVIPGTEISEPAQDGGTLQLTINRDLQWYMQQLIAEQTQAMRADSGAILVVETDTGKIRAAAEYPTVDPNDVGAADSADRGSRIFTNWFEPGSTFKPLTAATLIDAGGQTPESTVTVSSSETFANGARVRDAFVHPAFDYTLTGVLIDSSNAGISKFSERVSAQTRYEYLEKFGIGDGSAVGFLGEQSGLIYPADQWDAQTVYNTAFGQGLTTTMPELAGAYTAIANDGIRVPLSLVESCTTPDGTVVTPDAPEPTRVISEKTSADVREMLENVFLQANYANDVEIPGYRVAGKTGTGEKSDGNGSYKVGAYYTTMIGFAPADDPEYLVVVTLDEPTKVKSSAANATAFQRAMTQVLKTYRVMPATTAPEMLPKFG; translated from the coding sequence ATGACCGCCCGCAGCGCCCGCAGTCCTCGTCGCCGCACCATGGTGGCGCTGGCCGTCGTGCTCGCGGTACTCGCGGGCTTCATCGTGCGGCTCGTCGACATCCAGGTGGTCAACGCCGACGACCACGTCGCCGACTCGGTCGCGAACGCGCTGGGCTCCTCGCGGACCCTGTACGGAACGCGCGGCGCGATCGTCGACGAGGAGGGCCAGACACTGGCGGGCAGCATCCTGCTGTACGACGGCGTGCTCGATCCGCTCAACATCTCGGGCTACGAAGAGGACGGCGGGTTCCTGCGCGACGACGGCGGCGACGAGCCGGTGCGGGTGTCATGGGCGCAGGCGGCGTCCGAGATGGCCGCGATCACCGGGCAGGATTCGGCGGAGATCCAGCAGACCGTCGCCGACGCCCTCGCCGGCGACCCCGAGTCGCAGTTCGCGTATCTGAAGCGCCGGCTGACGACCGAGCAGTATCGCGAACTCGTCGCCATCGGCGCTCCCTATCTGACGTTCGACCAGCATCCGGCCCGCACGTACCCCGACGGCGCCGTGGGCGGCAATCTCGTCGGGTTCATGGGGTCCGAGGGCGCGCAGGCGGGCCTCGAGCTCACCGAGGACGCGTGCCTGGCGTCGACCGACGGCCGGGTGACGTATCAGCGCGGCAAGGACGGCGTCGTCATCCCCGGCACGGAGATCTCGGAGCCGGCCCAGGACGGCGGGACGCTGCAGCTGACGATCAACCGGGACCTGCAGTGGTACATGCAGCAGCTGATCGCCGAGCAGACCCAGGCGATGCGCGCCGACAGCGGCGCGATCCTGGTCGTCGAGACCGACACCGGCAAGATCCGCGCCGCAGCCGAGTACCCCACGGTCGATCCCAACGACGTCGGCGCCGCGGATTCCGCGGACCGGGGCAGCCGCATCTTCACCAACTGGTTCGAGCCCGGATCGACGTTCAAGCCGCTCACCGCCGCGACGCTCATCGACGCGGGCGGTCAGACCCCCGAATCGACCGTGACGGTCTCGAGCAGCGAGACCTTCGCCAACGGCGCCCGCGTGCGCGACGCCTTCGTCCACCCGGCGTTCGACTACACGCTCACGGGGGTCCTGATCGACTCCTCGAACGCCGGCATCTCGAAGTTCAGCGAGCGCGTCAGCGCGCAGACGCGCTACGAGTACCTCGAGAAGTTCGGCATCGGCGACGGCAGCGCCGTCGGATTCCTCGGCGAGCAGTCGGGCCTGATCTACCCCGCGGACCAGTGGGATGCGCAGACGGTGTACAACACGGCCTTCGGTCAGGGCCTGACCACGACCATGCCCGAGCTCGCCGGCGCGTACACGGCCATCGCCAACGACGGCATCCGCGTGCCGCTGTCGCTCGTCGAGAGCTGCACGACGCCGGACGGGACCGTGGTCACGCCCGACGCGCCCGAGCCCACGCGCGTGATCAGCGAGAAGACGTCGGCCGACGTGCGCGAGATGCTCGAGAACGTGTTCCTGCAGGCCAATTACGCCAACGACGTCGAGATCCCCGGGTACCGCGTGGCCGGCAAGACCGGAACCGGTGAGAAGTCCGACGGCAACGGCAGCTACAAGGTGGGCGCCTACTACACGACCATGATCGGGTTCGCGCCCGCCGACGACCCCGAGTACCTGGTGGTCGTCACGCTCGACGAGCCCACGAAGGTAAAGTCGTCTGCGGCCAATGCGACCGCGTTCCAGCGGGCCATGACGCAGGTGCTCAAGACCTACCGCGTGATGCCCGCGACGACGGCGCCGGAGATGCTCCCCAAGTTCGGGTGA
- the mraY gene encoding phospho-N-acetylmuramoyl-pentapeptide-transferase, with amino-acid sequence MRSLLTAAAISMAFTLFLTPAFLRLFHRWGWGQVIRTPEHGNNPRHGAKRGTPTMGGTIFIAGTIIGYLTGAFTGNNPPTVSGYLVLWMMVGFGAVGFIDDMMKVRSQRSLGLSGWRKVAGQVIVAIPFAVVALNFPNAFDQTPASPYISIFRDVPMLSFMALGPIIGWILYMTWISFVGVASSNSVNVSDGLDGLAAGSGIFVIGAYSLIAFWQFNQACTGAELLPAATQSACYQVRDPFDLAIVSAAFVGALVGFLWWNAPKAKVFMGDVGSMAIGGVLASMAILTRTELLMILVAGVYVIASGSVILQRLYFKLTRGRRLFLMSPLHHHLEMRGWPEITIVVRMWIIAGLLAVSGVGFFYVEWLIAT; translated from the coding sequence GTGAGATCACTACTGACGGCAGCGGCGATCTCGATGGCCTTCACGCTGTTCCTGACGCCCGCCTTCCTGCGCCTGTTCCATCGCTGGGGCTGGGGGCAGGTGATCCGCACTCCGGAGCACGGCAACAACCCCAGGCACGGCGCCAAGCGCGGCACGCCCACGATGGGCGGCACGATCTTCATCGCCGGAACGATCATCGGCTACCTCACCGGCGCGTTCACCGGCAACAACCCGCCGACGGTCTCCGGATACCTCGTGCTGTGGATGATGGTGGGCTTCGGCGCCGTCGGATTCATCGACGACATGATGAAGGTGCGCTCGCAGCGCAGCCTCGGCCTGTCGGGGTGGCGCAAGGTGGCCGGGCAGGTCATCGTCGCGATCCCGTTCGCCGTCGTCGCGCTGAACTTCCCCAACGCGTTCGATCAGACTCCCGCGTCGCCCTACATCTCGATCTTCCGCGACGTCCCGATGCTGTCCTTCATGGCCCTCGGGCCGATCATCGGCTGGATCCTCTACATGACGTGGATCTCGTTCGTCGGGGTCGCCTCGTCGAACTCGGTCAACGTCAGCGACGGCCTCGACGGCCTGGCCGCCGGATCGGGCATCTTCGTCATCGGCGCCTACAGCCTCATCGCGTTCTGGCAGTTCAACCAGGCCTGCACGGGGGCCGAGCTGCTGCCCGCGGCGACGCAGAGCGCGTGCTACCAGGTGCGCGACCCGTTCGATCTGGCCATCGTCTCGGCGGCGTTCGTCGGGGCCCTCGTGGGCTTCCTGTGGTGGAATGCGCCCAAGGCCAAGGTCTTCATGGGCGACGTCGGCTCGATGGCGATCGGCGGCGTGCTCGCCTCGATGGCCATCCTGACCCGCACCGAGCTGCTCATGATCCTCGTGGCCGGCGTCTACGTCATCGCGTCGGGCTCGGTCATCCTGCAGCGTCTGTACTTCAAGCTCACGCGCGGCAGGCGGCTGTTCCTCATGAGCCCGCTGCATCACCACCTCGAGATGCGCGGGTGGCCCGAGATCACGATCGTCGTGCGCATGTGGATCATCGCGGGCCTGCTCGCCGTGTCGGGCGTCGGGTTCTTCTACGTCGAGTGGCTGATCGCCACATGA
- a CDS encoding DUF3040 domain-containing protein, with translation MPLSEQEQRLLDEMERHLMRNDADVVSAPRDGRSLSYRNIVYGTLLVLLGLGGLLVGVSIPLVIVGVIGFVVMLGGVILAVTPARGGLRAVPSDRPSAAKPAARSSFMDRMNDRWDKRQEER, from the coding sequence ATGCCACTCTCCGAACAGGAGCAGCGCTTGCTCGACGAGATGGAACGCCATCTCATGCGCAACGACGCAGATGTCGTCAGTGCGCCCCGAGACGGTCGCAGTCTCAGCTACCGGAACATCGTCTACGGCACGCTCCTGGTTCTCCTCGGCCTCGGCGGTCTGCTCGTCGGCGTGTCGATTCCGCTCGTCATCGTCGGGGTGATCGGGTTCGTCGTCATGCTCGGCGGCGTGATCCTCGCCGTGACCCCCGCACGCGGTGGTCTGCGCGCGGTTCCCAGCGACCGTCCGAGCGCCGCGAAGCCGGCCGCCCGCTCGTCGTTCATGGATCGCATGAACGATCGATGGGACAAGCGGCAGGAAGAGCGCTGA
- the ftsW gene encoding putative lipid II flippase FtsW, whose amino-acid sequence MARTTQTPTRPTAQTADAGARRGLAARISLGRVFAPVPSEFLLIVSTALLLTVFGLVMVLSATSAVATAAGEPAWDAMLRQGIFAAIGIPLMLITSRLPVLFFKRIAWAALILATMFQMLVFTPLGYEIAGNRNWIEIGGLTAQPSEFLKLALALWLGYVLYRKQSLLTKWQHVFIPVVPVAGLVIATVLAGHDLGTAMILFLLVLGALFFSGVRLRLFVLPALLAVGSVAILAVTSPNRMNRILSFLDEDCLADYYNTCYQPLHGIWGLANGGIFGLGLGNSKEKYDWLPAAANDYIFAIVGEELGLIGCIVVLALFALFAVGAFHIIRRTDDPFVRIVSGAITVWIVGQALINIGVVLRVFPVLGVPLPFMSQGGTSLLSVLLASGVLLAFARTLPERRASAPARPRSARTARASR is encoded by the coding sequence GTGGCACGCACGACGCAGACGCCGACCCGGCCGACGGCGCAGACCGCTGACGCCGGCGCCCGCCGGGGACTGGCCGCCCGCATATCGCTGGGCCGCGTCTTCGCGCCGGTGCCGAGCGAGTTCCTGCTGATCGTCTCGACCGCGCTGCTGCTGACCGTCTTCGGTCTCGTGATGGTGCTGTCGGCCACGAGCGCCGTCGCGACGGCGGCCGGCGAGCCGGCGTGGGACGCCATGCTCCGGCAGGGGATCTTCGCGGCGATCGGCATCCCGCTCATGCTGATCACCAGCCGCCTGCCGGTGCTGTTCTTCAAGCGCATCGCGTGGGCGGCGCTCATCCTCGCCACGATGTTCCAGATGCTGGTGTTCACGCCGCTCGGGTACGAGATCGCCGGAAACCGCAACTGGATCGAGATCGGCGGGCTCACCGCCCAGCCCTCGGAGTTCCTCAAGCTCGCGCTGGCGCTGTGGCTCGGCTACGTGCTCTACCGCAAGCAGTCGCTGCTGACGAAGTGGCAGCACGTCTTCATCCCCGTGGTGCCCGTCGCGGGTCTCGTGATCGCCACGGTGCTGGCCGGCCACGACCTCGGCACGGCGATGATCCTGTTCCTGCTGGTCCTGGGCGCGCTGTTCTTCTCGGGCGTGCGGCTGCGGCTCTTCGTGCTCCCCGCGCTGCTCGCGGTCGGCTCGGTGGCGATCCTCGCCGTCACCAGCCCGAACCGCATGAACCGCATCCTGAGCTTCCTCGACGAGGACTGTCTGGCCGACTACTACAACACCTGCTATCAGCCCCTGCACGGCATCTGGGGGCTCGCCAACGGTGGCATCTTCGGCCTGGGCCTGGGCAACTCCAAAGAGAAGTACGACTGGCTCCCCGCGGCCGCCAACGACTACATCTTCGCCATCGTCGGCGAGGAGCTGGGCCTGATCGGATGCATCGTCGTGCTGGCGCTGTTCGCGCTGTTCGCCGTCGGCGCGTTCCACATCATCCGCCGCACGGACGATCCGTTCGTGCGCATCGTGTCGGGCGCGATCACGGTCTGGATCGTCGGGCAGGCGCTGATCAACATCGGCGTCGTGCTGCGGGTGTTCCCGGTGCTGGGCGTGCCGCTGCCGTTCATGTCGCAGGGCGGCACGTCGCTGCTGTCGGTGCTGCTGGCCAGCGGCGTGCTGCTCGCCTTCGCCCGCACGCTTCCCGAGCGCCGCGCCTCGGCGCCCGCGCGGCCGCGGAGTGCCCGGACGGCCCGTGCGAGCCGGTAG
- a CDS encoding UDP-N-acetylmuramoyl-tripeptide--D-alanyl-D-alanine ligase, whose translation MIPVTIADLAAAVSGVVRLAAADTPETIVSGAVDTDSRLIGPGDVFVAKPGETTDGHVFVGAAVDAGAALAIVERPVDADVTQIVVADAVAALADLAREVVRRVRERGDLRVVGITGSNGKTTTKNLLARILEGEGETVAPRASFNNEVGAPLTMLRVTEDTRFLVSEFGASAPGEIARLAGLVEPDVGVVLMVGMAHAGGFGGIEATFAAKSELVRAVRPGGLAVLNADDGRVSAMAPIAEERGIAVRWFGRGAGADVRADDVAVTADGTTCTIVADGQSHPLRLRVLGEHHVMNALAAIAAATALGVPLAACIERLESVEIAERWRMQPLGSESVRIINDAYNASPDSMSAALRTLAQITAPAQRTVAVLGAMSELGEYAEEEHDRVGLLAVRLGIQRIVVVGADARRMFLEAVAQGSWDGEAVWFATADEAYDYLVGELREGDRVLVKSSNSAGLRFLGDRLGESFS comes from the coding sequence ATGATCCCCGTCACCATCGCTGACCTCGCCGCCGCCGTCTCCGGCGTTGTGCGGCTCGCCGCCGCCGACACGCCCGAGACGATCGTCTCGGGCGCCGTCGACACCGATTCCCGGCTCATCGGGCCCGGTGACGTGTTCGTCGCCAAGCCCGGCGAGACGACGGACGGCCATGTGTTCGTCGGCGCCGCCGTCGACGCGGGTGCGGCCCTGGCCATCGTCGAGCGGCCCGTCGACGCCGACGTGACGCAGATCGTCGTCGCGGATGCCGTCGCCGCCCTCGCCGACCTCGCCCGCGAGGTCGTGCGGCGCGTCCGCGAGCGCGGAGACCTGCGCGTGGTGGGCATCACGGGCTCCAACGGCAAGACCACCACGAAGAACCTGCTCGCCCGAATCCTCGAGGGGGAGGGCGAGACCGTCGCGCCGCGCGCCTCGTTCAACAACGAGGTGGGCGCTCCGCTGACGATGCTGCGCGTGACCGAGGACACGCGGTTCCTCGTCAGCGAGTTCGGCGCGAGCGCGCCGGGGGAGATCGCGCGCCTCGCGGGCCTGGTCGAACCCGATGTCGGCGTCGTCCTCATGGTGGGGATGGCCCACGCGGGCGGCTTCGGCGGGATCGAGGCGACGTTCGCGGCCAAGTCCGAGCTCGTGCGCGCCGTCCGGCCCGGCGGCCTCGCGGTCCTCAACGCCGATGACGGGCGCGTGTCGGCGATGGCCCCCATCGCCGAGGAGCGCGGGATCGCGGTGCGCTGGTTCGGCCGGGGAGCCGGGGCCGACGTGCGCGCCGACGACGTCGCGGTGACCGCCGACGGCACGACCTGCACGATCGTCGCCGACGGCCAGTCCCACCCGCTGCGCCTGCGCGTGCTCGGCGAGCACCACGTCATGAACGCGCTGGCGGCCATCGCCGCAGCCACGGCGCTGGGCGTGCCCCTCGCGGCGTGCATCGAGCGGCTCGAGTCGGTCGAGATCGCCGAGCGCTGGCGCATGCAGCCGCTCGGCTCCGAGAGCGTCCGCATCATCAACGACGCCTACAACGCCAGCCCCGACTCCATGTCCGCGGCGCTGCGCACGCTCGCGCAGATCACCGCGCCGGCGCAGCGCACCGTCGCGGTGCTGGGCGCCATGAGCGAATTGGGGGAGTACGCCGAGGAGGAGCACGACCGCGTGGGGCTGCTCGCCGTGCGCCTGGGCATCCAGCGCATCGTCGTGGTCGGCGCGGACGCGCGCCGCATGTTCCTCGAGGCGGTCGCGCAGGGCTCGTGGGACGGCGAGGCCGTGTGGTTCGCGACCGCGGACGAGGCGTACGACTACCTCGTCGGCGAGCTGCGCGAGGGCGATCGCGTTCTTGTGAAGTCGTCCAACTCCGCCGGGCTCCGGTTCCTCGGCGATCGTCTGGGAGAATCCTTCTCGTGA
- a CDS encoding UDP-N-acetylglucosamine--N-acetylmuramyl-(pentapeptide) pyrophosphoryl-undecaprenol N-acetylglucosamine transferase, with translation MTTYLLAGGGTAGHVNPLLAVADALRARDPEADVLVLGTAEGLEARLVPARGYELLIVDKVPFPRRPDRAAAAFPGRFRRAVGQVRAHLAERGVDVVVGFGGYASAPAYVAARRARVPIVVHEANARPGLANVLGARVAAGVGVAFPGTPLKRSHVVGMPLRREIVDLDRAGLRAEAAEHFGLEPDRPTLLVFGGSLGAKRLNEAFGEGHDAAWRDVLAAGWQLLHVTGERSELEDPQVPGYAVRRYIDRMDLAFSLADFIVSRSGAATVSEISALGIPAVYVPYAVGNGEQALNAASAVEAGAAILIPDAEFTGDRVRAGIVPLLADTARRDAMRDAAAHVGTRSGSENLIAMIDHVVAEHG, from the coding sequence GTGACGACGTACCTGCTGGCCGGAGGCGGCACCGCCGGACATGTGAACCCGCTGCTGGCCGTGGCCGATGCCCTGCGGGCGCGCGATCCCGAGGCGGACGTGCTCGTGCTCGGCACGGCCGAGGGCCTCGAGGCCCGGCTGGTGCCGGCACGCGGCTACGAGCTGCTGATCGTCGACAAGGTGCCGTTCCCGCGACGACCCGATCGTGCGGCCGCCGCCTTCCCCGGACGCTTCCGTCGCGCGGTGGGCCAGGTGCGCGCCCACCTGGCCGAGCGCGGCGTGGACGTCGTGGTCGGCTTCGGCGGCTATGCCTCCGCGCCCGCCTACGTGGCCGCGCGCCGCGCCCGGGTCCCGATCGTCGTGCACGAGGCCAACGCACGCCCGGGGCTCGCCAACGTCCTGGGCGCGCGCGTGGCGGCGGGCGTCGGCGTCGCCTTCCCCGGCACGCCCCTCAAGCGGTCGCACGTGGTCGGCATGCCGCTGCGCCGCGAGATCGTCGACCTGGATCGCGCCGGGCTGCGTGCGGAGGCGGCGGAGCACTTCGGCCTCGAGCCGGACCGTCCGACGCTGCTGGTGTTCGGCGGGTCCCTCGGCGCGAAGCGGCTCAACGAGGCGTTCGGCGAGGGGCACGATGCGGCGTGGCGCGATGTGCTGGCCGCGGGGTGGCAGCTGCTGCACGTCACGGGCGAGCGCTCCGAGCTCGAGGATCCGCAGGTGCCCGGCTACGCCGTGCGCCGCTACATCGACCGCATGGATCTGGCGTTCTCGCTCGCGGACTTCATCGTGTCGCGCTCCGGCGCGGCGACGGTGTCGGAGATCAGCGCACTGGGGATCCCCGCCGTCTACGTCCCGTACGCCGTCGGGAACGGCGAGCAGGCGCTCAACGCGGCGTCGGCGGTCGAGGCGGGCGCGGCGATCCTGATCCCGGACGCCGAGTTCACCGGCGACCGCGTGCGCGCCGGGATCGTCCCCCTGCTGGCCGACACGGCGCGGCGCGATGCGATGCGCGACGCCGCGGCGCACGTGGGGACGCGGTCGGGGTCGGAGAACCTGATCGCGATGATCGACCACGTCGTCGCCGAGCACGGGTGA
- the rsmH gene encoding 16S rRNA (cytosine(1402)-N(4))-methyltransferase RsmH produces the protein MDIRDIHTPVMLERCIELLAPALEDEGAVFVDATLGMGGHSEAFLTRFPGLHLIGLDRDQDALRIAGERLAPFGDRVTLVHTVYDGIAEAVRSAGVDRVDGILFDLGVSSLQLDVADRGFAYAQDAPLDMRMDQSEGPTAADVLATYGEGDLRRIFERYGEEKLAGRYARAIIAARAEAPIDRSGRLVEILIAATPYSAQRSGHPAKRVFQALRIEVNRELSVLEHAIPAALGTLRVGGRIVVLAYQSLEDRLVKREFAQASASTAPKGLPVELPEHAPRFRLLVKGAEMATEAERERNPRATPVRLRAAERLREENA, from the coding sequence ATGGACATCCGCGACATCCACACCCCGGTCATGCTCGAGCGCTGCATCGAGCTGCTCGCCCCCGCCCTCGAGGACGAGGGCGCCGTCTTCGTCGACGCCACGCTCGGCATGGGCGGCCACTCGGAGGCCTTCCTCACCCGCTTCCCCGGTCTGCACCTGATCGGGCTCGACCGCGACCAGGACGCCCTGCGCATCGCCGGCGAGCGGCTCGCGCCGTTCGGGGACCGCGTGACGCTCGTGCACACCGTCTACGACGGCATCGCCGAGGCCGTGCGCAGTGCCGGCGTCGACCGCGTCGACGGCATCCTGTTCGACCTCGGCGTGTCCTCGCTGCAGCTCGACGTCGCCGACCGCGGCTTCGCGTACGCCCAGGACGCGCCGCTGGACATGCGGATGGACCAGTCCGAGGGCCCGACCGCGGCCGACGTGCTGGCGACGTACGGCGAGGGCGACCTGCGACGCATCTTCGAGCGCTACGGCGAGGAGAAGCTCGCCGGCCGTTACGCACGCGCGATCATCGCCGCGCGCGCCGAGGCGCCGATCGACCGGTCGGGCCGTCTCGTGGAGATCCTCATCGCGGCGACCCCGTACAGCGCGCAGCGCAGCGGGCACCCCGCCAAGCGCGTCTTCCAGGCGCTGCGCATCGAGGTCAACCGCGAGCTGTCCGTCCTCGAGCACGCGATCCCCGCGGCGCTGGGGACCCTGCGCGTGGGCGGGCGCATCGTCGTGCTGGCCTACCAGTCGCTCGAGGACCGCCTCGTCAAGCGCGAGTTCGCGCAGGCGTCCGCATCGACGGCGCCGAAGGGACTCCCCGTGGAGCTCCCCGAGCACGCGCCGCGCTTCCGTCTGCTCGTCAAGGGCGCGGAGATGGCGACCGAGGCCGAGCGCGAGCGCAACCCCCGCGCGACTCCGGTGCGGCTGCGCGCCGCCGAGAGACTGCGGGAGGAGAACGCATGA
- the murD gene encoding UDP-N-acetylmuramoyl-L-alanine--D-glutamate ligase encodes MSGARLDSLTSWHADWKGLRVAVLGLSVTGFSVADTLTELGADVLAVTETADEEYERLLPVIGARLWTGPLSAVPDELVAFDPEVVVASPGFAPAHPVVRWAQDAGIALWGDVELAWRVRDKVLRPDGEPAAWVLITGTNGKTTTTRLTATMLVAGGLRAAPVGNIGTPVLDAVRDPEGFDALVVELSSHQLWYLGLQSGPEPVSPHAAVCLNLADDHLEWHGSFEGYRDAKAHVYDNTRVACVYNKADEATRAMVEDADVVEGARAIGFDLGVPGPSDLGVVDGILVDRAFLAERRTSALELTTLDALADVDLAAPHIVSNILAAAALARSLDVPPAAIRDALAGFRLDPHRNQVIARHGGVTWIDDSKATNPHAAASSLTAHPGAVWIVGGLLKGVDISDLVRSRGTGAKAAVVIGTDRTAVLAAFARHAPAVPVIEVDAAETEDVMARVVEIAAGIADDGDVVLLAPASASFDQFSSYADRGRRFAAAVEQLIGRGPGGTHDADADPADGADR; translated from the coding sequence ATGAGCGGGGCGCGACTGGATTCGCTCACGAGCTGGCATGCGGACTGGAAGGGCCTGCGTGTCGCCGTGCTCGGTCTGTCGGTGACCGGCTTCTCGGTCGCCGACACGCTGACCGAGCTGGGCGCCGACGTGCTCGCGGTGACCGAGACGGCCGATGAGGAGTACGAGCGACTCCTCCCGGTGATCGGCGCGCGCCTGTGGACCGGCCCGCTCTCGGCCGTTCCCGACGAGCTCGTGGCGTTCGATCCCGAGGTGGTCGTCGCCTCACCCGGCTTCGCGCCCGCGCACCCCGTGGTCCGATGGGCGCAGGACGCCGGCATCGCGCTGTGGGGCGACGTCGAGCTGGCGTGGCGCGTGCGCGACAAGGTGCTGCGTCCCGACGGCGAGCCGGCTGCGTGGGTCCTCATCACCGGCACGAACGGCAAGACCACGACGACGCGCCTGACGGCGACGATGCTCGTCGCCGGCGGCCTGCGGGCCGCGCCCGTCGGCAACATCGGCACGCCCGTGCTGGACGCCGTCCGCGACCCCGAGGGCTTCGACGCGCTCGTCGTCGAGCTCTCGAGCCATCAGCTGTGGTACCTCGGCCTGCAGTCGGGACCCGAGCCGGTCTCGCCCCACGCGGCCGTGTGCCTCAACCTCGCCGACGACCACCTCGAGTGGCACGGCTCGTTCGAGGGCTACCGCGACGCCAAGGCGCACGTGTACGACAACACGCGCGTCGCGTGCGTGTACAACAAGGCGGATGAGGCCACGCGCGCGATGGTGGAGGACGCCGACGTCGTCGAGGGTGCGCGCGCGATCGGCTTCGACCTGGGCGTCCCCGGGCCCAGCGATCTCGGTGTCGTCGACGGCATCCTCGTCGACCGCGCCTTCCTCGCCGAGCGCCGGACCAGCGCGCTGGAGCTGACGACGCTGGACGCGCTGGCCGACGTCGATCTGGCAGCTCCCCACATCGTGTCGAACATCCTCGCCGCGGCCGCGCTCGCGCGCAGCCTCGACGTGCCGCCCGCCGCCATCCGCGACGCCCTCGCGGGCTTCCGCCTCGACCCGCATCGCAACCAGGTCATCGCCCGCCACGGCGGCGTGACGTGGATCGACGACTCGAAGGCCACCAACCCGCACGCCGCGGCATCCTCGCTGACCGCCCACCCCGGCGCGGTGTGGATCGTCGGCGGCCTGCTCAAGGGCGTCGACATCTCGGACCTCGTGCGCTCGCGCGGTACGGGGGCCAAGGCGGCCGTCGTGATCGGGACCGACCGCACCGCCGTGCTCGCCGCGTTCGCGCGACACGCGCCCGCGGTGCCGGTGATCGAGGTCGACGCCGCAGAGACTGAGGATGTCATGGCGCGGGTGGTGGAGATCGCGGCCGGGATCGCCGATGACGGGGACGTGGTTCTCCTCGCTCCCGCCTCGGCCTCGTTCGACCAGTTCTCGTCCTACGCCGACCGGGGGAGGCGCTTCGCCGCCGCCGTGGAGCAGTTGATCGGACGGGGGCCCGGTGGCACGCACGACGCAGACGCCGACCCGGCCGACGGCGCAGACCGCTGA
- the mraZ gene encoding division/cell wall cluster transcriptional repressor MraZ — translation MLLGTHTPKLDDKGRVILPAKFRDDLGDGVVITRGQDRCLYVFSTEEFERVHDRIREAPLANKQARDFLRMFLSGASAEKPDSQNRITIPPPLRAYAGLEKELVVTGVGAHAEIWNAGAWADYAEANEESYAELEQEVIPGLF, via the coding sequence ATGCTTCTCGGTACGCACACTCCCAAGCTCGACGACAAGGGCCGGGTCATCCTCCCCGCGAAATTCCGCGACGACCTCGGCGACGGGGTCGTCATCACCCGCGGTCAAGACCGCTGCCTTTACGTCTTCAGCACCGAGGAGTTCGAGCGCGTGCACGACCGGATCCGCGAGGCGCCGCTGGCCAACAAGCAGGCCCGCGACTTCCTGCGCATGTTCCTGTCGGGTGCGAGCGCCGAGAAGCCCGACAGCCAGAACCGCATCACCATCCCGCCGCCGCTGCGCGCGTACGCCGGGCTCGAGAAGGAGCTCGTCGTCACCGGTGTCGGCGCCCACGCCGAGATCTGGAACGCCGGAGCCTGGGCCGACTACGCAGAAGCCAACGAAGAGAGCTACGCCGAGCTGGAGCAGGAGGTGATCCCGGGACTCTTCTGA